Proteins encoded together in one Pantoea sp. CCBC3-3-1 window:
- a CDS encoding conjugative transfer ATPase has translation MFSLFTRTTSPDRQTPADGGQSVQADETLSTGVKGRQPLTRPGKMSRQDEAKIYHVSPSIIDFLPWAEFLDEEQCLLLDDGVSVGAVYDVTPVATEGRTEDRLEQIRDSVEDALQDSFDEHDVNPWVVQFFCQDEDDTDAYLDRLRGYVRPHAQRTAFTDAWLGEMERHIRSISRPEGLFTDSLITGQPWRGQQRRTRMVIYRWLGKNRDPMPPVAMLNQVCDRVVNALGGAGIRCSRQNGLQVHGWLLRLFNPSPDWVDKTTLYRQAAYADPRETPEGTVPVSNDFAETLWFTPPVSDPENGVWWIDNKPHCAVSVEKLRTPPEPGTLTGEKSRGEKKINALMDMFPEGTMVCMTVVVQPQDRLEEQFNRLSKNAVGENTESGRVRQDVKTVKEYLGNRHKLYRAGITFLLRGDDMTSLKRKRLALSTVLLGAGLQPVRPEFEEGPLNSWLRALPMCFNPDSDKKHWYTRLTWVQHLAGLLPVTGRETGTGHPGFSFFNRGGDILTFDPLNKHDRTQNAHLLLFGPTGAGKSATLCAALSQLMAVHRPRLFIAEAGNSFGLLADFFDSLGLTVNKISVRPGSGVSLPPFADAHKLVEEGLAAQAVDESDLPDIETDDDGEDDKRDILGEMEISARMMITGGDPKEEADLKRADRAMIREALLMAAHATYKEGRQMLPSDLQQALYDIASDNDEGVINVRNAQRKAKAAEMAESLGMFTQAGSFEAELFNREGALWPEADVTLVDLGHLAREGYEAQMALTMVSMTNMINNIAERDQFLGRDIVFTVDEAHIVTVNPLLSPYMTKVVKMWRKLGAWLWLATQNLKDYPDIAEKMLNMAEWWICLTMPPEEVKDISRFRALTPEQESVLLSASKLSGCYTEGVVLAKRIEALFRAVPPSLFLALGMTEKEEKAERRALMNQFNCSELEAAKRLALNLDRLRGLTENQQEPATV, from the coding sequence ATGTTTTCACTGTTTACCCGCACCACCTCCCCTGACCGTCAGACGCCGGCTGATGGCGGTCAGTCCGTTCAGGCCGATGAGACCCTCAGCACGGGCGTGAAGGGCCGCCAGCCCCTGACGCGTCCCGGGAAAATGTCCCGCCAGGATGAGGCAAAAATTTATCATGTCAGTCCCTCCATCATTGACTTTCTGCCCTGGGCGGAGTTTCTCGATGAAGAGCAGTGTCTCCTGCTCGATGACGGTGTGTCGGTGGGGGCGGTTTATGATGTGACGCCGGTGGCCACCGAAGGGCGGACAGAAGACCGTCTGGAGCAGATCCGTGACTCGGTGGAGGATGCGCTTCAGGACAGCTTTGATGAACATGACGTGAATCCCTGGGTCGTGCAGTTCTTCTGCCAGGACGAGGACGACACTGACGCGTACCTCGACAGGCTGCGCGGGTATGTCCGACCGCATGCGCAGCGCACGGCGTTTACCGACGCCTGGCTGGGGGAAATGGAGCGTCATATCCGCAGTATCTCCCGGCCTGAAGGCCTGTTCACCGACTCACTGATCACCGGGCAGCCGTGGCGCGGGCAGCAGCGCCGCACCCGGATGGTGATTTATCGCTGGCTGGGAAAAAACCGGGATCCGATGCCGCCGGTGGCGATGCTCAACCAGGTGTGCGACCGGGTTGTGAATGCCCTGGGTGGGGCGGGGATCCGCTGCAGCCGTCAGAACGGCCTGCAGGTGCATGGCTGGCTGCTGCGGCTGTTCAATCCGTCACCGGACTGGGTGGATAAAACCACGCTTTATCGCCAGGCTGCTTACGCAGACCCGCGCGAGACGCCTGAAGGCACCGTGCCGGTCAGCAATGATTTTGCCGAAACCCTGTGGTTCACGCCGCCGGTCTCCGACCCGGAAAACGGCGTGTGGTGGATTGACAACAAGCCGCACTGCGCGGTGTCGGTGGAAAAACTGCGTACACCGCCGGAGCCTGGCACGCTGACCGGGGAGAAAAGCCGGGGTGAAAAGAAAATCAATGCCCTGATGGATATGTTTCCGGAAGGGACCATGGTGTGCATGACGGTGGTGGTCCAGCCCCAGGACCGGCTCGAAGAGCAGTTTAACAGGCTGTCGAAAAACGCGGTCGGGGAGAATACCGAGTCGGGCCGCGTCCGCCAGGATGTGAAGACGGTCAAAGAGTACCTGGGCAACCGGCACAAGCTGTACCGGGCGGGGATCACCTTCCTGCTGCGCGGTGATGACATGACCAGCCTGAAGCGCAAGCGGCTGGCGCTGTCGACTGTATTGCTCGGGGCGGGCCTGCAGCCGGTCCGCCCGGAGTTCGAAGAGGGGCCGCTGAACAGCTGGCTGCGGGCGCTGCCGATGTGCTTTAACCCGGACAGTGACAAAAAACACTGGTATACCCGTCTGACCTGGGTTCAGCACCTGGCCGGTCTCCTGCCGGTGACCGGGCGGGAAACGGGTACAGGGCATCCCGGCTTCAGCTTTTTCAACCGCGGCGGGGATATCCTGACCTTCGATCCGCTCAACAAGCATGACCGTACCCAGAATGCGCATCTGCTGCTGTTCGGCCCGACCGGGGCGGGCAAGTCGGCCACGCTGTGTGCCGCGCTCTCCCAGCTGATGGCCGTCCACCGTCCGCGGCTGTTTATTGCGGAGGCCGGGAACTCGTTCGGCCTGCTGGCCGACTTCTTCGACAGCCTCGGGCTGACGGTGAATAAAATCAGCGTCAGACCCGGGAGCGGCGTCAGCCTGCCGCCGTTTGCCGATGCACATAAACTGGTGGAAGAAGGCCTGGCCGCCCAGGCCGTGGATGAGAGCGACCTGCCGGATATCGAGACGGACGACGATGGCGAGGATGACAAACGTGACATTCTCGGTGAAATGGAAATCTCCGCGCGCATGATGATCACCGGCGGCGACCCGAAAGAAGAGGCTGACCTGAAGCGTGCCGACAGGGCGATGATACGTGAGGCGCTGCTGATGGCGGCGCATGCCACGTATAAAGAAGGACGGCAGATGCTGCCGTCTGACCTGCAGCAGGCGCTGTATGACATTGCCTCTGACAACGATGAGGGCGTCATTAATGTCCGTAATGCCCAGCGCAAGGCGAAAGCGGCGGAGATGGCGGAATCCCTGGGCATGTTCACCCAGGCCGGCAGCTTTGAAGCGGAGCTGTTCAATCGCGAAGGGGCTCTGTGGCCGGAAGCGGACGTGACGCTGGTTGACCTGGGGCATCTGGCGCGTGAGGGTTATGAGGCGCAGATGGCCCTGACCATGGTCTCGATGACCAACATGATTAACAACATCGCGGAGCGTGACCAGTTCCTGGGCCGGGATATTGTCTTCACGGTGGATGAGGCACATATCGTCACGGTCAACCCGCTGCTGTCGCCCTACATGACCAAGGTGGTCAAGATGTGGCGTAAGCTCGGGGCCTGGCTGTGGCTGGCCACCCAGAACCTTAAAGATTACCCGGATATTGCCGAAAAAATGCTGAACATGGCGGAATGGTGGATTTGTCTGACCATGCCCCCGGAGGAGGTGAAAGATATCAGCCGCTTCCGCGCGCTCACGCCGGAGCAGGAATCGGTGCTGCTTTCCGCCAGTAAACTGTCGGGCTGTTATACCGAGGGCGTGGTACTGGCGAAACGGATCGAGGCGCTGTTTCGTGCCGTGCCGCCCAGTCTCTTCCTGGCTCTGGGTATGACGGAAAAAGAAGAGAAAGCCGAACGCCGGGCGCTGATGAATCAGTTTAACTGCAGCGAACTGGAGGCGGCAAAACGCCTCGCACTGAATCTGGACCGTCTGCGCGGTCTGACGGAGAATCAACAGGAGCCTGCCACGGTATGA
- a CDS encoding acetyltransferase — MMTLKYPEPAIHEHSGGALFTLLPQGEPGVLPATHQHLMRLRAMIKQRMTGPVRMTCHPHRVGLSSSVAIYLEGKLKQAVNILITVTGQTSWPQEEEYAHPRWYITVPDSADLVYLMLWINGLDV; from the coding sequence ATGATGACACTGAAGTACCCTGAACCCGCCATTCATGAGCACAGTGGCGGCGCGCTTTTCACCCTCTTGCCCCAGGGAGAGCCCGGCGTGCTCCCGGCGACCCATCAGCACCTTATGAGGCTGCGGGCAATGATCAAACAGCGAATGACCGGCCCGGTCAGAATGACCTGTCACCCGCACCGGGTGGGACTCAGCAGCAGCGTGGCCATCTATCTTGAGGGAAAGCTGAAGCAGGCGGTGAACATCCTTATCACCGTGACAGGGCAGACAAGCTGGCCGCAGGAAGAGGAGTATGCGCATCCGCGCTGGTATATCACGGTGCCGGATTCGGCTGACCTGGTGTATCTGATGCTGTGGATCAACGGACTTGACGTATAA
- the tnpA gene encoding IS66-like element accessory protein TnpA — translation MDTTVDRNTPYTSRPWIITALSLRFNDALTYREIAEQLNISTSATHKMFKRFRRTGINWPLPDEYTPERLEEELYAFNLETNLPVKKRRPDWPLEFKIRMADLTLQPGACVAQIAREHGINDNLLFNWRNLHRQGLLDPASRATLIPVTVEPLSPPSRHNGAVSPDQPPVISCKLALPGGTLSLTGPLTPELLRALVSELRESEV, via the coding sequence ATGGACACTACCGTGGACAGAAACACGCCTTACACCAGTAGACCCTGGATCATTACTGCACTCAGCCTGCGGTTTAACGACGCCCTGACTTACCGTGAAATCGCTGAGCAACTGAACATCAGTACTTCCGCCACGCATAAAATGTTCAAGCGTTTTCGCCGCACGGGTATTAACTGGCCGTTGCCGGATGAATATACGCCTGAGCGTCTGGAGGAGGAGCTGTACGCCTTCAATCTGGAAACAAACCTGCCTGTCAAAAAACGCCGTCCGGACTGGCCACTGGAGTTCAAAATCCGCATGGCGGATTTAACTCTGCAGCCGGGCGCCTGTGTGGCACAAATTGCACGTGAGCATGGCATCAACGATAACCTGCTCTTCAACTGGCGTAACCTGCATCGACAGGGACTGCTGGACCCGGCCAGCAGAGCCACTCTCATTCCTGTCACCGTGGAGCCTCTGTCGCCGCCATCCAGACACAACGGGGCCGTATCACCAGACCAGCCGCCGGTCATCAGCTGCAAACTGGCACTGCCGGGCGGCACCCTGAGTCTGACCGGGCCACTGACGCCGGAGCTGCTGCGTGCACTGGTCAGCGAACTCAGGGAGAGTGAGGTATGA
- the tnpB gene encoding IS66 family insertion sequence element accessory protein TnpB (TnpB, as the term is used for proteins encoded by IS66 family insertion elements, is considered an accessory protein, since TnpC, encoded by a neighboring gene, is a DDE family transposase.), with the protein MINFPAGSRIWLVAGVTDMRCSFNGLAAKVQNTLRTDPFSGHLFIFRGRRGGMIKVLWADRDGLCLFTKRLERGRFVWPVTRDGKVHLTPAQLGMLLEGINWKHPQRTECPGLRI; encoded by the coding sequence ATGATTAACTTTCCGGCGGGCTCACGCATCTGGCTGGTCGCTGGCGTGACAGATATGCGCTGCAGCTTCAACGGGCTGGCGGCGAAAGTGCAGAACACACTGCGCACGGACCCGTTCAGCGGGCATCTGTTTATATTCCGTGGGCGGCGTGGTGGCATGATAAAGGTGCTGTGGGCCGACCGCGACGGTCTATGCCTGTTCACCAAACGGCTGGAGCGGGGGCGCTTCGTGTGGCCGGTGACCCGCGACGGGAAAGTCCATCTGACTCCCGCGCAGCTGGGCATGCTGCTGGAAGGCATTAACTGGAAACATCCGCAGCGGACGGAATGCCCTGGTCTGCGCATCTGA
- a CDS encoding VOC family protein: protein MSTSVVKQLRLVITTEDFDNALSFYRDSLGLTQINAVPPDEGRVAILEAGKATLELVEPATAAYIDDIEVGKRVSGWVRVAFEVEDISSTTATLVEGGARMLSEPRMTPFNSFNNRLEAPAGLQLTLFQPL from the coding sequence ATGTCTACATCAGTGGTAAAACAACTTCGCTTAGTAATCACCACAGAAGATTTTGATAATGCGCTTTCTTTCTATCGCGATAGCCTTGGATTGACGCAAATTAATGCTGTCCCACCTGATGAAGGTAGAGTAGCAATACTTGAGGCTGGCAAAGCTACGCTGGAATTGGTAGAGCCAGCGACAGCTGCTTACATAGATGATATTGAAGTCGGTAAGCGAGTTTCCGGCTGGGTACGGGTAGCGTTTGAGGTGGAAGACATTAGTTCAACAACCGCAACTCTGGTGGAGGGGGGGGCGCGTATGCTCTCGGAACCAAGGATGACACCTTTTAATTCTTTCAATAATCGACTGGAAGCGCCAGCCGGATTACAGTTAACACTTTTTCAACCACTGTGA
- a CDS encoding LysR substrate-binding domain-containing protein produces the protein MTRRLPPLRSLQVFDAVARLKSFRLAAEEIGVSPTAVSHQIRLLENLLEVSVLERTPRKVELTADGKILQRASSQAFRLLQNAVSEIVEVQRPRVLTLTATTAMITHWLVPRLPALLREFPTIDLRLHADDCIVDLRSRNIDMALRYGTEPDEQLSPRLLYRDRFVLIASPKLSLKTAEDILQATLLHTDGRRVPQPAPDWQRWRDEFGPAELDINAGPRFTDETHVIQAAIAGQGVAIVSDLMAEHALRNGLLYTPLNNVLSGSAHYFVSNPEGNHHQIAGHLAEWLSAEMAHKVS, from the coding sequence ATGACACGAAGACTCCCGCCTCTACGTTCACTACAAGTATTTGATGCTGTAGCAAGACTGAAAAGCTTCAGACTGGCTGCTGAAGAAATTGGCGTTTCACCAACAGCTGTTAGCCATCAAATCCGACTGCTGGAAAACCTGTTAGAGGTTAGCGTACTTGAACGAACACCACGTAAGGTGGAGCTCACTGCTGACGGGAAGATTTTGCAACGGGCGTCCAGTCAGGCCTTCCGGTTGCTACAGAATGCGGTTTCAGAAATCGTTGAAGTACAACGCCCAAGAGTTCTGACACTAACCGCCACCACCGCTATGATCACTCATTGGCTGGTACCGCGATTACCAGCGCTGCTGCGCGAGTTCCCCACAATAGATCTGCGACTGCATGCCGATGACTGCATTGTGGATTTGCGCAGCAGGAATATTGACATGGCTCTGCGCTACGGAACTGAGCCGGATGAGCAGTTGTCACCACGCCTGCTTTACCGGGATCGATTCGTGCTGATCGCCAGCCCAAAGCTGTCCTTGAAAACGGCAGAGGATATACTGCAAGCCACCTTGCTCCATACTGATGGTCGCCGTGTGCCGCAACCCGCTCCGGACTGGCAGCGCTGGCGAGATGAATTTGGCCCAGCAGAGCTGGATATTAACGCAGGGCCACGGTTCACCGATGAGACTCATGTGATTCAGGCTGCGATTGCCGGACAGGGTGTGGCTATTGTCAGTGATCTGATGGCAGAACATGCTTTGAGAAACGGGTTGTTATATACCCCTTTAAACAATGTTTTATCCGGTTCAGCCCATTATTTCGTCAGTAATCCCGAGGGAAACCACCACCAAATTGCAGGGCACCTTGCCGAGTGGTTATCAGCAGAAATGGCTCACAAAGTATCGTGA
- a CDS encoding TIGR03757 family integrating conjugative element protein yields the protein MKLTSLVFLPALLPASVLAGTVLFTDSQHLPANLPPGVPVVLLDGPDRLQTDMFGELPADPQQAEAQVRQVMASPAWQQKQQQLNDSYRQVVRAWELGIKKVPAVVFDDRDVVYGTTDVDAATSLRNRGGGQ from the coding sequence ATGAAACTGACCTCCCTTGTTTTCCTGCCGGCTCTGCTGCCGGCATCCGTACTGGCCGGCACTGTTCTCTTCACTGACAGCCAGCATCTGCCGGCAAATTTGCCCCCGGGCGTGCCGGTGGTCCTTCTTGATGGCCCTGACCGGCTGCAGACCGACATGTTCGGAGAACTGCCTGCAGACCCGCAGCAGGCTGAGGCACAGGTCAGGCAGGTTATGGCGTCTCCCGCCTGGCAACAAAAACAGCAGCAGCTGAATGATTCTTATCGCCAGGTGGTCCGGGCCTGGGAGCTGGGCATTAAAAAAGTGCCGGCCGTGGTATTCGATGACCGCGATGTGGTGTACGGCACCACGGATGTTGACGCGGCCACTTCCCTGCGTAACCGGGGAGGTGGCCAGTGA
- a CDS encoding TIGR03756 family integrating conjugative element protein, whose product MTKPSRIKTTVCSLAVATVLGTATAPAAVAALNTAQIIASAVSQNCISWRVSGICYWLFCTPFGCKVRTSVKVTHFIPQTVVSTYVAPGGNPWQEMAVVSQTAGGLESAVTSGLSGVSAGGANPADMKNPGQRKSAVRFKYADAIGHPATSLIGGSIPGYSCDTAATPLMPYFLSTLDSAAWRTGVPESLYPEALVPGQREIGSQAAANMWGNVYPRSGFVSQTDDDKASAVVAQRVADIITRAGQPHVYQALKGNRHDGYWPPGAVTENTGTRNHKWQRLAPHMTQSCAVFPDGSHTAASDNNEAFALWQPYSCCKRRGQTFLGSTDI is encoded by the coding sequence ATGACAAAACCCTCCCGCATTAAAACCACAGTGTGCTCGCTGGCGGTAGCCACCGTACTGGGTACGGCAACCGCGCCAGCTGCTGTAGCCGCACTTAACACTGCGCAGATTATTGCCAGCGCCGTGTCGCAAAACTGTATCAGCTGGCGTGTGAGCGGCATCTGTTACTGGCTGTTCTGCACCCCCTTTGGCTGCAAGGTGCGCACGTCGGTCAAAGTCACCCACTTTATTCCTCAGACAGTCGTTTCGACCTATGTCGCGCCGGGCGGTAATCCGTGGCAGGAAATGGCGGTTGTCAGCCAGACTGCCGGCGGGCTGGAGAGTGCCGTGACCAGCGGGCTTTCCGGTGTTTCTGCCGGAGGAGCTAATCCGGCCGACATGAAAAATCCCGGCCAGCGCAAGTCCGCTGTTCGTTTCAAGTATGCCGATGCGATTGGCCACCCGGCCACGTCCCTGATTGGCGGCAGTATTCCGGGCTATTCCTGTGATACTGCCGCCACCCCGTTAATGCCTTACTTCCTGAGTACGCTGGATTCGGCGGCCTGGCGCACGGGCGTACCGGAGTCCCTCTATCCGGAAGCGCTTGTGCCCGGCCAGCGGGAAATCGGCAGTCAGGCCGCAGCGAACATGTGGGGCAACGTCTATCCCCGTTCTGGGTTTGTCAGCCAGACCGATGATGACAAAGCCTCTGCCGTGGTGGCACAGCGCGTGGCAGACATTATCACCCGCGCCGGGCAGCCGCATGTGTATCAGGCGCTTAAGGGCAACCGCCATGACGGGTACTGGCCACCGGGGGCGGTCACGGAAAACACCGGCACGCGCAATCACAAATGGCAGCGGCTTGCTCCCCACATGACACAGTCATGTGCCGTCTTCCCGGACGGGAGCCACACCGCCGCGAGCGATAACAACGAAGCCTTTGCGCTCTGGCAGCCCTACAGCTGCTGCAAACGACGCGGGCAGACATTTCTGGGCAGCACTGATATCTGA